The following coding sequences lie in one Bos taurus isolate L1 Dominette 01449 registration number 42190680 breed Hereford chromosome 28, ARS-UCD2.0, whole genome shotgun sequence genomic window:
- the GHITM gene encoding growth hormone-inducible transmembrane protein: MLAARLVCLRALPSRVFHPAFTKASPVVKNSITKNQWLLTPSREYATKTRIGIRRGKTTQELKEAALEPSVEKIFKIDQMGRWFIAGGAAVGLGALCYYGLGMSNEIGAIEKAVIWPQYVKDRIHSTYMYLAGSIGLTALSAVAVSRTPALMNFMMRGSWITIGATFAAMIGAGMLVQSISYEQSPGPKHLAWLLHSGVMGAVVAPLTILGGPLLLRAAWYTAGIVGGLSTVAMCAPSEKFLNMGAPLGVGLGVVFVSSLGSMFLPPTTVAGATLYSVAVYGGLVLFSMFLLYDTQKVIKRAEVVPMYGVQKYDPINSMLGIYMDTLNIFMRVATILATGGNRKK; this comes from the exons ATGCTGGCCGCAAGACTTGTGTGTCTCCGAGCACTGCCTTCTAGGGTTTTCCACCCAGCTTTCACCAAGGCCTCCCCCGTTGTGAAGAATTCCATCACAAAGAATCAATGGCTTTTAACACCCAGCAGG GAATATGCTACCAAGACAAGAATTGGGATTCGACGTGGAAAAACAACCCAAGAACTCAAGGAGGCAGCTTTGGAACCATCggtggaaaaaatatttaaaa TTGATCAGATGGGAAGATGGTTTATTGCTGGAGGGGCTGCAGTTGGTCTTGGAGCTTTGTGCTACTATGGATTGGGAATGTCTAATGAGATCGGAGCTATTGAAAAAGCTGT AATTTGGCCTCAGTATGTGAAGGATAGAATTCATTCCACTTACATGTACTTAGCAGGAAGTATTGGCTTAACAGCTTTGTCTGCTGTGGCAGTGAGCAGAACTCCTGCTCTCATGAACTTCATGATGAGAGGCTCTTGGATA ACCATTGGTGCAACCTTTGCAGCCATGATTGGAGCTGGAATGCTGGTACAGTCAATATCATACGAGCAGAGTCCAGGCCCAAAGCACCTTGCTTGGTTACTACATTCTG GTGTAATGGGTGCTGTGGTGGCTCCTCTGACGATCCTAGGGGGGCCTCTTCTCCTCAGAGCTGCGTGGTACACGGCTGGCATCGTGGGAGGTCTCTCCACCGTGGCCATGTGTGCGCCCAGTGAGAAGTTTCTGAACATGGGGGCCCCCCTGGGTGTGGGCCTCGGTGTCGTCTTTGTGTCCTCACTAG GATCGATGTTTCTTCCACCTACCACTGTGGCTGGTGCCACTCTGTACTCAGTGGCGGTTTATGGTGGATTAGTTCTTTTCAGCATGTTTCTTCTATATGATACACAGAAAGTAATCAAGCGTGCAGAAGTAGTACCAATGTATGGAGTTCAGAAATACGATCCCATCAATTC GATGCTGGGAATCTACATGGATACATTAAACATATTTATGCGTGTTGCCACTATTCTAGCAACTGGAGGCAACAGgaagaagtga